One Hyalangium minutum DNA segment encodes these proteins:
- a CDS encoding acyl-CoA mutase large subunit family protein: MADIKDEKARWQKQVYEKAKAKGGERHPSFVTSSGLEQKPVYTPDDVPGEYTEQLGFPGEYPFTRGVQPTMYRGRFWTMRQYAGFGSAEESNQRYHYLLQSGQTGLSVAFDLPTQMGRDADHSRARGEVGKVGVSISSLKDMEVLLKGLPLADVSTSMTINATAPILLSLYAAVGEQNGVALEQLSGTVQNDILKEYMARGTYIYPPEPSLRLITNMFAFCAKRIPKWNPISISGYHIREAGSTAAQEIGFTLADGIAYVEAALKAGLQVDEFAGRLSFFFNVHNNFLEEVAKFRAARRLWARIMKERFKAKDPRSMMLRFHAQTAGSTLTAQQVDNNVVRVALQALAAVMGGAQSLHTNSRDEALALPSEEAARLALRTQQVIAYESGVADIIDPMGGSYAVESMTDELEAKAQDYLRRIDDMGGMVRAIAQGYPQGEIQEAAYQAQRDLEQKRSVVVGVNQFQIKEPPPQGLLRVDETVERTQTERLKKLRAERDNAAATRTVDALRKAAATPDENLMPLILDAVKAYATLGEISDAMRDVFGEHQEHVVL; encoded by the coding sequence ATGGCGGACATCAAGGACGAGAAGGCTCGCTGGCAGAAACAGGTCTACGAGAAGGCCAAGGCGAAGGGCGGCGAGCGCCACCCCTCGTTCGTCACCTCCAGTGGCCTCGAACAGAAGCCCGTCTACACACCGGACGACGTGCCGGGCGAGTACACCGAGCAGCTCGGGTTCCCGGGCGAGTACCCCTTCACCCGCGGCGTGCAGCCCACCATGTACCGCGGGCGCTTCTGGACGATGCGCCAGTACGCGGGCTTCGGCTCGGCCGAGGAGTCCAACCAGCGCTACCACTACCTGCTCCAGTCGGGGCAGACGGGCCTGTCCGTGGCCTTTGACTTGCCCACGCAGATGGGGCGGGACGCGGACCACTCGCGGGCGCGCGGTGAGGTGGGCAAGGTGGGCGTATCCATCTCCTCGCTGAAGGACATGGAGGTGCTGCTCAAGGGGCTGCCCCTGGCGGACGTGTCCACGTCGATGACGATCAACGCCACAGCGCCCATCCTCCTGAGCCTCTACGCGGCGGTGGGCGAGCAGAACGGCGTGGCGCTGGAGCAGCTCTCGGGGACGGTGCAGAACGACATCCTCAAGGAGTACATGGCGCGCGGGACGTACATCTACCCGCCCGAGCCCTCGCTGCGGCTCATCACCAACATGTTCGCGTTCTGCGCGAAGCGGATTCCCAAGTGGAATCCCATCTCCATCAGCGGCTACCACATCCGCGAGGCCGGCTCGACGGCGGCCCAGGAGATCGGCTTCACGCTGGCGGACGGCATCGCCTACGTGGAGGCGGCGCTCAAGGCGGGCCTGCAGGTGGATGAGTTCGCCGGGCGCCTGTCGTTCTTCTTCAACGTCCACAACAACTTCCTGGAAGAGGTGGCGAAGTTCCGGGCGGCGCGGCGGCTGTGGGCGCGCATCATGAAGGAGCGCTTCAAGGCGAAGGATCCGCGCTCGATGATGCTGCGCTTCCACGCGCAGACGGCGGGCAGCACGCTCACGGCGCAGCAGGTGGACAACAACGTGGTGCGCGTGGCGCTCCAGGCCCTGGCCGCGGTGATGGGTGGGGCCCAGTCGCTGCACACCAACAGCCGGGACGAGGCCCTGGCGCTGCCCTCCGAGGAAGCCGCGCGGCTGGCCCTGCGCACGCAGCAGGTGATCGCCTACGAGTCCGGCGTGGCGGACATCATCGACCCGATGGGCGGCTCGTACGCCGTGGAGTCGATGACGGACGAGCTGGAGGCCAAGGCCCAGGACTACCTCCGCCGCATCGACGACATGGGCGGCATGGTGCGCGCCATCGCCCAGGGCTACCCGCAGGGCGAAATCCAGGAGGCCGCGTACCAGGCGCAGCGGGACTTGGAGCAGAAGCGCTCGGTGGTGGTGGGCGTGAACCAGTTCCAGATCAAGGAGCCGCCTCCGCAGGGGCTGCTGCGCGTGGACGAGACCGTGGAGCGCACGCAGACCGAGCGGCTCAAGAAGCTGCGCGCGGAGCGGGACAACGCGGCGGCCACGCGGACGGTGGATGCGCTCCGCAAGGCCGCGGCGACGCCGGACGAGAACCTCATGCCGCTCATCCTGGACGCAGTGAAGGCCTATGCGACGCTGGGTGAAATCTCCGACGCCATGCGGGACGTCTTCGGCGAGCACCAGGAGCATGTGGTGCTGTAG
- the accC gene encoding acetyl-CoA carboxylase biotin carboxylase subunit, which produces MPKIRKILIANRGEIAIRVMRTCKELGIATVAVYSEADRSALHVRMADQAYLVGPPPSRESYLVQERIIEAAKQSGADAIHPGYGFLSENASFVRACEKAGITFIGPPASAMDSMGEKTRARQNMIKVGVPVVPGTAEPIPTEEQARSYAEEIGFPIMLKAAGGGGGKGMRRVESLQEFSSAWRGAKSEAMSAFGNDAVYIEKYLEKPHHVEIQVFADQHGNVVHLNERECSAQRRHQKVVEETPSPILTPELRAKMGAVAVQAAKAVNYVGAGTVEFLVDVHRNFYFLEMNTRLQVEHPVTEWVTGLDLVALQIKVAEGEKLPFTGTVEPRGHAIEVRIYAEDPARNFMPSPGKIQYLRVPGGPNVRDDSGVFAGYTVPNFYDPMISKLSVWAPTRAEAIARARRALSEYVVKGITTNTRYLSAILAHPEFAGGDYDTSFLTREHTVLLGQDDPKLQEVALLASTLFAHQRDQKKAKTLPQKAGAAASTGGMSPWRLGLRTRRR; this is translated from the coding sequence ATGCCCAAGATTCGCAAGATCCTCATCGCCAACCGCGGAGAGATCGCCATCCGGGTGATGCGCACCTGCAAGGAGCTCGGCATCGCCACGGTGGCCGTGTACTCCGAGGCCGACCGCTCCGCGCTCCACGTGCGCATGGCAGACCAGGCCTACCTGGTCGGCCCGCCGCCCTCGCGAGAGAGCTACCTGGTGCAGGAGCGCATCATCGAGGCGGCCAAGCAGTCCGGCGCGGACGCCATCCACCCGGGCTACGGCTTCCTCTCGGAGAACGCCTCGTTCGTCCGGGCCTGCGAGAAGGCAGGCATCACCTTCATCGGCCCGCCGGCCTCGGCCATGGACTCCATGGGCGAGAAGACGCGCGCTCGCCAGAACATGATCAAGGTGGGAGTGCCGGTGGTGCCGGGCACCGCCGAGCCCATCCCCACGGAGGAGCAGGCGCGCTCGTACGCAGAGGAGATCGGCTTCCCCATCATGCTCAAGGCGGCCGGTGGCGGTGGCGGCAAGGGCATGCGCCGGGTGGAGAGCCTGCAGGAGTTCAGCTCCGCGTGGCGCGGCGCCAAGAGCGAGGCGATGAGCGCGTTCGGCAATGACGCGGTCTACATCGAGAAGTACCTGGAGAAGCCCCACCACGTGGAGATTCAAGTCTTCGCGGACCAGCACGGCAACGTGGTGCACCTGAACGAGCGCGAGTGCTCGGCGCAGCGCCGCCACCAGAAGGTGGTGGAGGAGACGCCCAGCCCCATCCTCACCCCGGAGCTGCGCGCGAAGATGGGCGCGGTGGCGGTGCAGGCGGCCAAGGCGGTGAACTACGTGGGCGCCGGGACGGTGGAGTTCCTGGTGGACGTGCACCGCAACTTCTACTTCCTGGAGATGAACACGCGCCTGCAGGTGGAGCACCCGGTGACGGAGTGGGTGACCGGCCTGGACCTGGTGGCGCTGCAGATCAAAGTCGCCGAGGGCGAGAAGCTGCCCTTCACGGGGACGGTGGAGCCGCGCGGCCACGCCATCGAGGTGCGCATCTACGCGGAGGACCCGGCGCGCAACTTCATGCCGAGCCCCGGGAAGATTCAGTACCTGCGGGTGCCGGGCGGGCCGAACGTGCGAGACGACTCGGGCGTGTTCGCGGGCTACACGGTGCCCAACTTCTACGACCCGATGATCTCCAAGCTCTCCGTGTGGGCGCCCACGCGGGCCGAGGCGATTGCCCGGGCGCGCCGCGCGCTGAGCGAGTACGTGGTGAAGGGCATCACCACGAACACGCGCTACCTGTCGGCCATCCTGGCGCACCCGGAGTTCGCCGGCGGCGACTACGACACGAGCTTCTTGACGCGCGAGCACACCGTGCTGCTCGGCCAGGATGACCCGAAGCTGCAAGAGGTGGCCTTGCTGGCGAGCACGCTGTTCGCGCACCAGCGGGACCAGAAGAAGGCGAAGACCCTGCCCCAGAAGGCGGGCGCGGCGGCGAGCACCGGGGGCATGTCCCCGTGGCGCCTGGGCCTGCGCACCCGGCGGCGTTAG
- a CDS encoding DUF2118 domain-containing protein, whose protein sequence is MRYFAKLQGQKEAVPVDIEHLGGTQYRLTLHEKTYTVDALTLDHGAVSLLVDGTSYPVEFEESGDEVGVLVRGQVTRVDVADERRLRLRAASAGFSAEGKQVISAPMPGKVVKVLVKQGDEVKEGQGLIVVEAMKMENELKSPKAGKVVELLAKEGTTVENNAKLAVVE, encoded by the coding sequence ATGCGTTACTTCGCGAAGCTGCAGGGCCAGAAGGAAGCGGTGCCGGTGGACATCGAGCACCTCGGGGGCACCCAGTACCGGCTGACGCTCCATGAAAAGACGTACACGGTGGACGCGCTCACGCTGGACCACGGGGCGGTGTCCCTGCTGGTGGACGGCACCTCCTACCCCGTCGAGTTCGAGGAGAGCGGCGATGAGGTGGGCGTGCTGGTGCGCGGGCAAGTCACTCGGGTGGACGTGGCGGACGAGCGGCGGCTGCGGCTGCGCGCGGCCTCGGCGGGCTTCAGCGCGGAGGGCAAGCAGGTCATCAGCGCCCCCATGCCCGGCAAGGTGGTGAAGGTGCTGGTGAAGCAGGGCGACGAGGTGAAGGAGGGCCAGGGCCTCATCGTGGTGGAGGCCATGAAGATGGAGAACGAGCTGAAGAGCCCCAAGGCCGGCAAGGTGGTGGAGCTGCTGGCCAAGGAGGGCACGACGGTCGAGAACAACGCGAAGCTCGCAGTCGTGGAGTGA